The region CTTATCAAAATTAGGTATTGCCCTGCTGGTCCTAAAACTACCGGGAGAGTGGGTGGGCAGTGGAGCTTATCTTGTTCTTTAAGttttctactcttttttttaccttttaattacatccttccatgaatttttcttttctaaccttgttttttttttaattacattcttTTTATggactaattaaataaaaaaaaatttaggattatagtgaaaaaatcaaaataagtgTTAAAGGACTAAAAAGTAAAATACGGAAAAAAACATTGCCAGCCCAAAATTCATTACCTTTCTCTACTAAAAGATTTGGCatgcttctctcttttttcttctaattcaccctactttttttttcattttttttttttattatcttttaatttcatcattttttccccttaatcatccttatatatttttaagagtttattGTGTTATCTTTAATCCAATCAAGTTGACTGGATTATATTATAACAattctcatatattttattttttcacttagaTCAAGCAAGTAGttaaattaatagatttttttcctgttatttttttttaattttttacctcAAGATTATTTTACATGTTAGGATGGGTTGCTTTTATAATAATCAAGCCGATTGAATCATATAAGTATAACtttcacataatttaattttaaataaaaactaattaataagttaaattaagagattttaaaattagtttaccAGACGAGGTTCAATAATAATGCCAACTAATTTTTCATGGCTAGACTCTTttgttacaatttttttttttttgaaatgatacCCAATATAGCTATAGCTATGATATATAAACTAGTAAATCCAAAGACTAATTTCCTTCCCATTAGATTTATATTAGATCATTTACACTTGGACCTGtatatttataagattattttttatattatttaaatttcagtgtagattttatttttgaatccaagaagagaaaaaacccATTAACCTAACTATTTCATACATTCAAACTCGATTTGATTTGAACTTGAACTTAAACAAGGAGCCGTGGTTAAGCCTAGATTGAGCTGGACTTAGGCCCAAAAATCAATCTAAGGGGCCCATTCATAAATGGGTAAGCACGCACTCGATGAAATATGTTGAAAAAGGCCCATAGATAAAGAAAAATGCTCACTAAAAATCAAGCAGCTCAAAGTGCAAAGTGACCAAGAGCCGCCCGTGAAAGATTGATGatgaaatatcaaaaataacttttttaaaataaaaaaatatatattattattttaatatataagatCTTCATAGTAGCTGAGACGTAGCTTAGCACAGCAAGAGGCAATCTCCAGTGTTAAATCTCAAAATCCCACTTGGCAGTTTGTCGTCATTTGATTTAAGGTGAAACATGGAGAGTAAGGAAAGTCCTGGGCAGGGAAGAAGCCTCTCAGTGTTCAGAAGCAAAATGGTTGCGCTCACAGAAGTTGAGTTCTAGGAGAGAGCAAGTATAAGATTGAAAGGAAAAATGGAAGAAGGGACACACAAACTCCACAGCAATCAAATCTCTTCAAATCTAGGCTTCAACATCATCTCCATGGCTAAAGCAAGGTGAATGCTCATTCTCAAATCTCACATGTATAAGAAACTGTTTGGAAATCTAGTGTGatagttaaaaaacaataactatcaCACTATCTAATTTATCTAATTACGATGATTAGAAATTGAAGGTATACatctctcattaaaaaaaaaaatcttttctcgACAAAACTAATGATGGTGCTATGTGTTTGGAAGTGACACAACACCTCTTGGGAGGCCAATCATGTAATGGACACCGCTACGCGCTCTCTCTCACACTCCCAAACCCCTCAACTATAgctataataatatcaatatcCCATGTCGGCAAAGAATGCGTCAGCTCCAAGTATATTTTCAAGACAAAACTCATTGTAAAACTATGAactcaaatatgaaaaataccTCTTGCAGAGCAAGTCTTGCATAAAATCTAGATTAACATCATCACTTGATATGATTCTTACACGGAATGAGAACAGGAATAGAGACTGGCTCAACCCAAACTGCTTGAAAAATAAGattctgattaaaaaaatgatctgcGTGATATATATAGACTGAAAGTTCTGTACAAAGCAGGACACCCCTCCAGCAATAGTCCAAGCTCTCCATCTCAGTTCTCAACTAAAATAGATAACCTTGTACCAATTAACACCGTACTTCTTTTCACAAAAAGAAACCCAAGATTAACACTTCATAGGCTGTAACAATTATTCATCGAAACATTCTTTTAGATGgaaatgattctttgacattCACAAGCTCTATAAGAAAAGATAGAAACACTCAATTAAGCTATAAAGAAATTGTGCTATAGAGTTGTTCCAATCAGACTAAAATTTTGGAGCATTATTTATCGAGGCATGGTTTAATCAAGCACCACATCGATCATCTGCCCCCAGCAAGAACAAGAGCACTTTTGCTCGTGGCTTCCTTTCTCTGTTGAAATAGGCATCCTGTTGCCGTTGAATCACCGAGTGCTTTAAAAACTAGCATATTTCAGAGGTCCAAATAGAATGTACACTACACTGCACGTACGAAGTCAAgcggataaaaaaaattgtgataacCCGTCCATTGTATATCAGAGAGGGGTTCGTTGTTCAGCAAAATCACTGGCCActgaaacaaataaagaaaacagtCATGCAAAAGttcaaagacaaaaacaaaagggcAATTCTATCGGAAATGCAAATGGGAAATGAAATTTGAGAAACAAGATTTACAGCATCATTGTTAACCAGAGTTCGATTAGATGGACAAAAAACATCATAGATTACAATCGGTGACAGAAATTTAACAAGCTTATCATTTTCTCCAAGGCAATAGCTACTACATGGCCGTTCAACGTGTTCAACAGGCATTGACACTTGCATGCATAATCTAGTTCAACAGGCACTTGATAATAGCAATCTCGATCCTAAAAGGAGCCATCTAATGGAGATATATTCGATTAAATCTTGGTTTATAAGAGATTGACAGTCATTTCTTTAATAATCTGGTTCAAAAATCATACCCCTTCCCATGTTCTAGAACAGCACAAACAAAGCCCTTCCAAGTCCCATGTTATTTTAGTTCAATCCAAAACTATATTATTGCCAGCTTTTCAGAATACCAAATGACAATCCTACCAATTTGTTTCACTTCAAATCCATCTAGCCTCCGATCTGATATAGAACAACAAAAAGGTTTATCCCCAAATCCATTCAACATGCTCACTTGCAACTCTTTCTGGAACCATGTTTAGTACCATACAATTCTATACAAGCATACAACAATTTGAATCCCAAGAACTTGGGAAAGAAAACACACTGAGTTGTCTTTGATGGCAACCAAACAGAGCATGTATCATGAAATGCAAGGACTCTCGGTAAATGCAGCGGCAACTACACATAAAATGAATGCACCTCATTCATTTCTGATAAGCTGAGATTTCAATGTTAATAATCTATAACCCACATAGCATTGAATTGTGTATATCAgaacaacattaaaaaatgacaaacaaGTTCAACAGCTACGCTTTGCATTAGCAACACCAGaatgaaacaaaatatattgaacTTAAGGCATCATAAGCTCACCTTTGGACGATGGCTGAACTAGAATAACATGCATATCTGCATTGTTTGGAGGAAGCTGCAATCGAAGTGGATAAAGCTCTCCATTCAAAGGACTGCGAGTACACACAACAATATCCTCAAGTCCCGTATCTTCCTTCAATTTTTGTGTCAACCCATCCACCCCATTTCCCTTAAAATTCAACGAGCAACGCTCTGTTGCATCATCATCAACCTCACCGCTCTCATCAGCCACATGGTAGTATATTGTCCTCCCGTCAGACTTCCGAGGCGAACTAGCATTAGAATCACTCGACTGAACATTCCATAAACAAATTACCACTAAGCagatgaaaaaacaagaaagaaaagatattgCAGGACTTCAATCAAATCATTAAGAAAAGCAGGAGAAGATCAGAATTACCCCCTGTCTTAAATAATCTCCGGATTTGATAGAGATAGAAGGTGGAGAGGTGGATTCGGAATCCAGAGAATCAGACTGAGAAACAATTTTCTGTAGATAATGAGCATGGCCAGTAGGAGACTGAAGCCCTCGAGTCTCCACAACATCAACATCCCAAAGGATCCAATCTTGTGTAGCACTCCTATGAGGAATGTCATGAGTAACCGAGTTTCTCCAAGGTGGCAACCCCCCATTGGCTCTCAAGAAGTTCCCATACCGGGTCTTGAGCTTCACCTGGCCCCCTTCTCTCACGGGTTCCCACTCGACGGACGAGTCAAATCGTCTGGGTACAGTCTGAAGGACCTTTCGACCAGTCATGCCCAAAAGAAAAGGCTCGTTAGAGGCAGTGAGGTATTTATCATTGCAGGACTTGAGGCGGATAATGGAGTCGGATCCAGGTACGGGTTCGACAGTCCATCTGGCTGTCTTGGAGGATCCATTTCGGTCTTGGGTTACGGACTCCTCATCTTCCTCCGCGAGGAGGTACTTGTCGTGGTGGCTGCGGAGACGGACAGTTTTGGCATTGAGGAAGAAATCCATCCCTGACCGGAAGTGGTTGGATTTGGTCTGTGAAATTTATCAATTAACAGTTAGTCAGTCGTAGGTAAAGTTTGAGGACATGAGAGAAGTTCAGTGATGTCTTGTGCTGAGCTCCTACTTTGCTTCGGTTTCGTTGGGTTTTTCTTGTCTTGTCTTCGATCTGTTACACGAGTGGAAACTTAAGGAAAGGGTGTTGAAATGACTTGCCGTAATTCGGAAGCGGCAACACGTGGCAGTTATCCACaggatttaaaattaactcttattatttaatattgagcgAGGGAGGGGACAGACATCTGTCTTCCCTCCCCGAGATTGGCGTTTCACCTGAAGCTTCCTTCTTTGCGTACCAGAAAGATGTTGCTtcagtattaaaaatattccaTTAAATTAAACGTTATGATCAACAGAATTCCCCCTGCCGACTGATTTCAGacgttttgaaaaaaaaaaaaaaatcagtttttcatGTGAATGTTATtaaatgtgttttgtttttttattcaataaat is a window of Populus nigra chromosome 10, ddPopNigr1.1, whole genome shotgun sequence DNA encoding:
- the LOC133705896 gene encoding uncharacterized protein LOC133705896, whose translation is MEFFTKTKAIKLRSHLYKYLIADFDQETVRQTRHGISRKAVIWFVELVGGKSHVIRLRNCYGKYLTASDLPFLLGVTGKKILQTVPEDITDNCKMEWEPITDGSQVKFKSWCGNFLRANGGAPPWRNAVTHDEPPTGSTQKWIFWDIEAVQVPENDSLVDYLSSMSSFSTVPDDVLVAISGDYNSPERASQLSIVPAARIPRLTLAKSMFPRLFSSPNNKTKSNHFRSGMDFFLNAKTVRLRSHHDKYLLAEEDEESVTQDRNGSSKTARWTVEPVPGSDSIIRLKSCNDKYLTASNEPFLLGMTGRKVLQTVPRRFDSSVEWEPVREGGQVKLKTRYGNFLRANGGLPPWRNSVTHDIPHRSATQDWILWDVDVVETRGLQSPTGHAHYLQKIVSQSDSLDSESTSPPSISIKSGDYLRQGSSDSNASSPRKSDGRTIYYHVADESGEVDDDATERCSLNFKGNGVDGLTQKLKEDTGLEDIVVCTRSPLNGELYPLRLQLPPNNADMHVILVQPSSKVASDFAEQRTPL